From Orcinus orca chromosome 3, mOrcOrc1.1, whole genome shotgun sequence, a single genomic window includes:
- the SOWAHA gene encoding ankyrin repeat domain-containing protein SOWAHA codes for MALAAAAAAAAAGVSQAAVLGFLQENGGKVRDSELRSRFKPLLDAGDPRGRAARRDRFKQFVNDVAVVKELDGVKFVVLRKKPRPREGPESLPSCFLSTPVASAPPSKITSVSQGETAASGAPSLASAQRAVEPPEDPAPPSEPQDTPGAPASEPTQLTKELLLVPARQSGMPSEPQITAFELAQPSEGLSADVAPPSMAPSEAALPHAEPPDPEPAPGLTKGPPPPAPRALPQKPCMLPVRCVPGPAALRIRAEEQGLRRQLSEEPSPRSSPLLLRRLSVEESGLGLSLGPGRSPHLRRLSRAGPRLLSPDTEEVPAAPPPSAVPLEPAEHEWLVRAAGGRWTHQLHGLLLRDLGLAAKRDFMSGFTALHWAAKSGDLEMVQQLVEIARRGGARVDVNARSHGGYTPLHLAALHGHEDAAVLLVVRLGAQVQVRDHSGRRAYQYLPSGASYALRRLLGDPILRSSTEPDATAGGSGSFAARRPVQVAATILSSTTSAFLGVLADDLMLQDLARGMRKSGSLSKFLGASPTAPRKKTKTRSSLQVFSEISRRPIPGPLAGLAPSLPPAT; via the coding sequence ATGGCGCTGGCCGCGGCCGCGGCCGCTGCGGCCGCCGGGGTGAGCCAGGCGGCAGTGCTGGGCTTTCTGCAGGAGAACGGCGGAAAGGTGCGCGACTCTGAGCTGCGGAGCCGCTTCAAGCCGCTGCTGGATGCCGGCGACCCACGCGGCCGCGCCGCCCGCAGGGACCGTTTCAAGCAGTTTGTCAACGACGTGGCCGTGGTGAAGGAGCTCGACGGCGTCAAATTTGTGGTGCTGAGGAAGAAGCCGCGGCCCCGGGAGGGACCAGAgtcccttccctcctgcttcctgAGCACCCCGGTGGCATCAGCCCCGCCGTCGAAGATCACCTCTGTCTCACAGGGGGAAaccgctgcttcgggggctccATCCTTGGCCTCGGCGCAGAGGGCAGTGGAACCACCTGAGGACCCGGCTCCGCCATCAGAGCCACAGGACACCCCCGGGGCTCCGGCCTCTGAGCCCACTCAGCTGACTAAGGAGCTGCTGTTAGTCCCAGCCCGGCAGTCAGGGATGCCCTCGGAGCCCCAGATTACAGCCTTTGAGCTGGCCCAGCCCTCCGAGGGACTCTCTGCAGACGTGGCCCCACCGTCCATGGCACCGTCGGAGGCAGCTTTGCCCCATGCAGAACCGCCAGACCCGGAACCTGCGCCTGGGCTGACAAAAGGGCCGCCACCACCCGCTCCGCGCGCGCTGCCTCAAAAGCCCTGCATGCTGCCCGTGCGCTGCGTCCCGGGCCCCGCGGCGCTCCGGATCCGGGCGGAGGAGCAGGGCCTGCGTCGGCAGCTGTCGGAGGAGCCCAGCCCACGTAGCTCCCCGCTGCTGCTGCGGCGGCTCTCAGTTGAGGAGTCCGGCCTGGGCCTCAGCCTGGGCCCCGGCCGCTCCCCGCACCTGAGGCGCCTGTCGCGCGCCGGCCCTCGCCTGCTGAGCCCGGACACCGAGGAGGTGCCCGCCGCACCGCCGCCGTCCGCCGTACCCCTGGAGCCGGCCGAACACGAGTGGCTAGTGCGGGCTGCCGGGGGCCGTTGGACCCACCAGCTGCACGGGCTGCTGCTACGCGACCTCGGCCTGGCGGCCAAACGCGACTTCATGTCTGGTTTCACGGCCCTGCATTGGGCCGCCAAGAGTGGCGACCTCGAGATGGTGCAGCAGCTGGTGGAGATCGCGCGGCGTGGAGGCGCGCGGGTCGACGTGAACGCGCGCTCACACGGCGGCTACACGCCGCTGCACCTGGCAGCTCTGCATGGCCATGAGGATGCAGCGGTGCTGCTGGTGGTCCGCCTGGGTGCGCAGGTGCAGGTGCGTGACCACAGCGGGCGGCGCGCTTACCAGTACCTGCCGTCCGGCGCCTCGTACGCGCTTCGCCGCCTACTTGGCGACCCCATCCTGCGAAGCTCTACCGAGCCCGATGCGACCGCTGGTGGTAGTGGCAGTTTTGCGGCCCGGCGCCCGGTGCAGGTGGCCGCCACCATCCTCAGTTCCACCACCAGCGCGTTTCTGGGCGTCCTGGCCGACGACCTGATGCTCCAGGATCTGGCTCGAGGCATGAGGAAGTCAGGCTCCTTAAGCAAATTCTTGGGTGCCTCGCCCACGGCTCCTcgtaaaaagacaaaaacccgCAGTAGTCTGCAGGTCTTTTCAGAAATCTCCCGTCGACCCATTCCGGGGCCCTTGGCTGGTCTAGCGCCCAGCCTACCCCCAGCAACCTGA